A window of Leptotrichia wadei contains these coding sequences:
- a CDS encoding AAA family ATPase, whose protein sequence is MKLKKIEVKNYRILKDFKLDLKDNTTLIIGKNNTGKTSVLTIMDKLLNQGKKNFKWDDFNIEFQNKIYEKITTRDFQVLEENRKINEYGIRLTLFIEYTKEDFYGNIQDFMMDLDEDNNYIIIEFNYNCKEDNLRELLIEFNKKNKRDKNNFTKFMRKNSEKYFNLEMYALKYNKSTNSYLENEILEISNLNQIKRVISFNGIKANREVSNKENENSLSKLSEKYFDISKTKNDKEFDDLRQAIEDTDKKLNILYNGRSQSQVGVFSGITRKIREFSGNRNEINININSQIQEKELFKSSSRLYFNYNKMKLPENHNGLGYLNLIGMIFEIENIVNDFTNNVSDINILYIEEPEAHTHPQLQYIFIRNIKKLIDSYRESSIKLQTLITTHSSHIVSECNFNDIRYFVKNNEGVESKNIEILKENYKNDEKAYKFLKQYLTLNSAELFFSEKVIFIEGTTERILLPYMMKKIDLEDKTKKFLPLLSQNISVIEVGNYTQKFKNFIEFLNIKVLIITDIDAAKENKKCNPVEATESTNSSIKVYLEEKLKFKKGQNEFKKILTLTKKEKIVKCGDSEIMIVYQVKEKNYQARSFEDAFISINYDFIKENKGEFSEGLKNKKKLNEEKIDFYNLAQECIDKKSSFAIEILLCSDENYSNWKIPKYIKEGLEWLKED, encoded by the coding sequence ATGAAATTAAAAAAAATAGAAGTTAAAAATTATAGAATTTTGAAAGATTTCAAATTAGATTTAAAGGATAATACCACATTGATTATAGGTAAAAATAATACTGGTAAGACATCAGTGTTAACAATAATGGATAAATTATTAAATCAAGGAAAGAAAAATTTCAAATGGGACGATTTTAACATAGAGTTTCAAAATAAAATTTATGAAAAGATTACTACTAGAGATTTTCAAGTACTAGAAGAAAATAGAAAAATTAATGAATACGGAATAAGATTAACATTATTTATAGAATATACAAAAGAAGATTTTTATGGGAATATTCAAGATTTTATGATGGATTTAGATGAAGATAATAACTATATTATTATAGAATTCAATTATAACTGTAAAGAAGATAATTTGAGAGAATTATTGATAGAATTCAATAAAAAAAATAAAAGAGATAAAAATAATTTTACAAAATTTATGAGAAAAAATTCTGAAAAATATTTCAATCTTGAAATGTATGCTTTAAAATATAATAAAAGTACAAATAGTTATTTGGAAAATGAAATATTAGAAATATCAAATTTAAATCAAATAAAGAGGGTTATTAGTTTTAATGGAATAAAAGCAAATAGAGAAGTATCAAATAAAGAAAATGAAAATTCGTTATCTAAATTATCCGAAAAATATTTTGATATTTCTAAAACTAAAAATGACAAAGAATTTGATGATTTAAGACAAGCAATTGAAGATACTGATAAAAAATTAAATATTTTATATAATGGGAGAAGCCAAAGTCAAGTAGGAGTATTTTCTGGAATAACAAGAAAAATAAGAGAATTTAGTGGAAATCGTAATGAAATAAATATTAATATAAATTCACAAATACAAGAAAAAGAATTGTTTAAAAGTAGTAGTAGGTTGTATTTTAATTACAATAAAATGAAACTTCCTGAAAATCATAATGGATTAGGATATTTAAATTTAATAGGAATGATATTTGAAATAGAAAACATTGTAAATGATTTTACTAATAATGTTTCAGATATAAATATTTTGTACATTGAAGAACCTGAAGCACACACTCATCCTCAATTACAATATATTTTTATTCGTAACATAAAAAAATTAATAGACAGTTATAGAGAGAGCAGTATTAAATTACAAACATTGATAACAACTCATTCATCACATATAGTTTCAGAATGTAATTTTAATGATATAAGATATTTTGTAAAAAATAACGAAGGAGTAGAAAGTAAAAATATAGAAATTTTGAAGGAAAATTATAAAAATGATGAAAAAGCGTATAAATTTTTAAAACAATATCTAACATTAAATAGTGCAGAGTTATTTTTTTCTGAAAAAGTTATTTTTATTGAAGGAACTACAGAAAGAATATTGCTTCCATATATGATGAAAAAAATTGATTTAGAAGATAAAACAAAGAAATTTTTACCATTGTTATCTCAAAATATTTCAGTTATAGAAGTTGGAAATTATACTCAAAAATTTAAGAATTTTATAGAATTTTTAAATATAAAAGTATTAATTATAACAGATATAGATGCTGCTAAAGAGAATAAAAAATGTAATCCAGTAGAGGCAACAGAAAGTACAAATTCTTCTATAAAAGTATATTTAGAAGAAAAATTGAAATTTAAAAAAGGACAGAATGAATTTAAAAAAATATTAACTCTAACTAAAAAAGAAAAAATAGTAAAATGTGGTGATAGTGAAATAATGATTGTATATCAAGTCAAGGAAAAAAATTATCAAGCTAGGAGTTTTGAAGATGCATTTATAAGTATAAATTATGATTTTATAAAAGAAAATAAAGGTGAATTTTCAGAAGGTTTAAAAAACAAAAAAAAATTAAATGAAGAAAAAATAGATTTTTATAACTTGGCTCAAGAATGCATAGATAAAAAATCTAGTTTTGCAATAGAAATTCTGTTATGTAGCGATGAAAATTACAGTAATTGGAAAATACCGAAAT
- the aroB gene encoding 3-dehydroquinate synthase, whose protein sequence is MEILNVGLGKNSYDILIGENFFEKFPEYIGNVYGGKKLFVITDSNVDKIYKNEYEKMFKGFDYTIYVLEAGEKNKHIGIMPAIYSGMVKAGLTRKDMVVAFGGGVVGDIAGFAAASYMRGIGFIQIPTTIVSQVDSSVGGKVGVDLPEGKNLVGAFHQPKLVLIDNYFLNTLTDRYFYDGFAEIVKYGCIYDKKFFDRLVEIVGTVDGSYDDENYKQKLREHLMKYVNELVYRSCEIKKEVVEKDEKESNLRMILNFGHTIGHAIEQFTNYEKYSHGEAISAGMVDITKIGEKKGFTKKDEFLKIEKLLKALNLPTEIEYPKDKISEIMKRDKKSTSDGINFVILKEIGEVKIMKIGEKEIFE, encoded by the coding sequence ATGGAAATATTGAATGTCGGATTGGGGAAAAATTCTTATGATATTTTGATTGGAGAGAATTTTTTTGAGAAATTTCCTGAATATATTGGGAATGTTTATGGCGGAAAAAAATTATTTGTGATTACAGATTCTAATGTGGATAAGATTTATAAAAATGAATATGAGAAAATGTTTAAAGGGTTTGACTATACGATTTATGTGCTGGAAGCGGGGGAGAAAAATAAGCATATTGGTATAATGCCTGCGATTTATTCGGGGATGGTGAAGGCTGGACTTACGAGAAAGGATATGGTTGTTGCATTTGGTGGCGGGGTTGTTGGAGATATTGCTGGATTTGCGGCAGCTAGTTATATGCGTGGAATTGGATTTATACAGATACCAACGACAATTGTTTCACAGGTTGACAGCAGTGTTGGAGGAAAAGTCGGTGTTGACTTGCCTGAGGGAAAAAATCTTGTTGGGGCATTTCATCAGCCGAAACTTGTTTTAATTGACAATTATTTTCTGAATACATTGACGGACAGATATTTTTATGACGGATTTGCGGAAATTGTGAAATATGGATGTATTTATGATAAGAAGTTTTTCGACAGACTTGTGGAAATTGTGGGAACAGTAGATGGTTCTTATGATGATGAAAATTATAAACAGAAATTGCGTGAACATCTGATGAAGTATGTGAATGAGCTTGTTTACCGTTCTTGTGAGATAAAGAAGGAAGTTGTGGAAAAAGACGAGAAGGAAAGTAATTTGAGAATGATATTGAATTTTGGACATACTATCGGACATGCAATAGAGCAGTTTACAAATTATGAGAAATACTCACATGGAGAAGCAATTTCTGCTGGAATGGTAGATATTACAAAAATTGGGGAGAAAAAAGGTTTTACTAAAAAAGATGAATTTTTAAAAATTGAGAAATTGTTGAAGGCATTGAATTTACCGACTGAGATTGAATATCCGAAAGACAAGATTTCTGAAATTATGAAAAGAGATAAGAAAAGTACAAGTGATGGAATTAATTTTGTGATTTTGAAAGAGATTGGGGAAGTTAAGATTATGAAGATTGGAGAAAAGGAGATTTTTGAGTAA
- a CDS encoding DUF2262 domain-containing protein: MAEVIKDELLGEIECVDGFETEVNWVNNKKIDVYFDISDYQLLNEKDEEKTDKEKMEDRIKTLKEILSDVNGWNEKIIKNSAEVMLELANDWFDVEDYYEDDEIDEFVEDMKQVLSEESAEKLRDSEITQETMEKIMSVERLTIYGDGNFSIYLSDNDMIFSGHIINVLANINGEFSEGDIMG, encoded by the coding sequence ATGGCAGAAGTTATAAAAGATGAATTATTAGGTGAAATTGAATGTGTCGATGGATTTGAAACAGAGGTTAACTGGGTAAATAATAAAAAAATAGACGTGTATTTTGATATATCTGATTATCAGCTGTTAAATGAGAAGGATGAGGAAAAGACTGATAAGGAAAAAATGGAAGACAGAATTAAAACTTTAAAGGAAATTCTGTCAGATGTGAATGGCTGGAATGAAAAAATTATAAAAAATTCGGCAGAAGTAATGCTGGAATTAGCAAACGACTGGTTTGATGTGGAAGATTATTATGAAGACGATGAAATTGATGAATTTGTTGAAGATATGAAACAAGTGTTATCAGAAGAAAGTGCTGAAAAATTGAGAGATAGTGAAATAACACAAGAAACAATGGAAAAAATAATGTCTGTGGAAAGACTGACTATTTATGGAGATGGGAATTTCAGTATTTATCTTTCAGATAACGATATGATATTTTCAGGACATATAATAAATGTTCTTGCAAATATTAATGGGGAATTTTCTGAAGGGGATATAATGGGATAG
- a CDS encoding GNAT family N-acetyltransferase yields the protein MENNSEKKKYLKTLVGDNIYFSPISLDDIEEYTEMVNDIKVSVGLGSVSYTNITDFESEKEFLTSIKKEKMFAVRLLENDELLGNIGFNSLDMVNRNGVLGVLIGNPKHQRKGYGTEALKLILDYGFSFLNLRNISLNVFEYNEPAYNLYKNIGFKEVGRLRKAVEIMGKTYDVIIMDMLKEEFQSVYIKRELEKRYNL from the coding sequence ATGGAAAATAATTCTGAAAAGAAAAAGTATTTAAAAACACTAGTTGGAGATAATATTTATTTTTCACCAATTTCTCTTGATGATATTGAAGAGTATACTGAGATGGTTAATGATATAAAAGTTTCAGTTGGTCTAGGCTCTGTTTCTTATACAAATATTACAGATTTTGAAAGTGAAAAGGAATTTTTAACGTCAATAAAAAAAGAAAAAATGTTTGCTGTTAGACTACTTGAAAATGATGAACTTTTGGGAAATATTGGATTTAATTCATTAGATATGGTAAATAGAAATGGTGTATTGGGAGTTTTAATAGGAAATCCTAAACATCAGCGAAAAGGTTATGGAACAGAAGCTCTGAAATTAATACTTGATTATGGGTTCTCATTTTTAAATTTGAGAAATATATCGCTAAATGTATTTGAATATAATGAACCAGCCTATAATTTGTATAAAAATATTGGATTTAAGGAAGTAGGAAGGTTACGGAAAGCAGTTGAAATTATGGGAAAAACTTATGATGTTATTATAATGGATATGTTAAAGGAAGAGTTTCAGTCGGTTTATATAAAAAGAGAACTTGAAAAAAGATATAATTTGTAA
- a CDS encoding prephenate dehydrogenase yields MMKNNLKRIEDLTVTIVGLGVIGAAFAQSFKEIGIKTVYGIDIDEETIKKAEEKNMINKGFLETREPLETSDFVVITLYPNLMKSFFVNNINYFKENAIITDVVGIKEKIIGDIDPIIEESNKKNGKNIDFIFGHPMAGREKRGIDFADNRVFKDANYIIIKDEKNKKENLELLSEIVKLMGFKKVSFLTAQEHDEIIAFTSQLTHAIAVSLVNSDSEKYDTNRFIGDSYRDLTRIAKINEDLWAELFMGNKKNLLKMIQQFEKELDVIKDALNNNDLGTLKEKFIISTKRREKID; encoded by the coding sequence ATGATGAAAAATAATTTGAAAAGAATAGAAGATTTGACAGTAACAATTGTTGGGCTTGGAGTGATTGGAGCGGCTTTTGCACAGAGTTTTAAGGAAATTGGTATTAAGACTGTTTATGGGATTGATATTGATGAGGAAACGATAAAGAAGGCAGAAGAGAAAAATATGATAAATAAAGGATTTCTAGAAACTAGGGAGCCTTTGGAAACGTCGGATTTTGTGGTAATTACTCTTTATCCAAACTTAATGAAATCGTTTTTTGTGAATAATATTAATTATTTTAAGGAAAATGCCATAATTACTGATGTTGTGGGTATTAAGGAGAAAATTATTGGAGATATTGATCCGATTATTGAGGAAAGTAATAAAAAGAATGGGAAAAATATTGACTTTATTTTTGGACATCCTATGGCGGGACGTGAGAAACGTGGGATTGATTTTGCAGACAATAGAGTGTTTAAAGATGCAAATTATATAATTATTAAGGATGAAAAAAATAAAAAAGAAAATCTAGAATTGCTGTCAGAAATTGTTAAGCTCATGGGCTTTAAGAAAGTCAGTTTTCTTACAGCACAGGAACACGATGAAATTATTGCTTTTACGAGCCAGCTTACCCATGCAATTGCCGTTTCACTTGTAAATAGCGATAGTGAAAAGTATGATACGAATCGTTTTATTGGGGATTCTTATCGGGATTTGACGAGAATTGCGAAAATAAATGAAGATTTGTGGGCAGAGCTGTTTATGGGAAATAAAAAAAATCTTTTGAAAATGATACAGCAGTTTGAAAAGGAATTGGATGTAATTAAAGATGCCTTGAATAATAATGATTTGGGGACATTAAAAGAGAAATTTATAATTTCTACGAAACGTAGGGAGAAAATAGATTAA
- the aroF gene encoding 3-deoxy-7-phosphoheptulonate synthase, with the protein MIIKVDGGIDEKILEKMINRLETENNVSVKLIAGKDYSILGLVGDISTIDIKHIQSLDYVLDVQRVQEPYKRASRKFKPEDTIVKVGDVEIGGSNLVMMAGPCSVENEKQIIDTAKAVKAAGATILRGGVVKPRTSPYAFQGLGMEGIKLMEKAKEETGLPIICEIMSISQLHEFGPHVDMIQLGARNMQNFDLLKEVGKTNIPVLLKRGLSATIEEWLMSAEYILAGGNENVVLCERGIRTYETAYRNVLDLNAVPMIKKLTHLPIIVDSAHATGKYWMVKPLAMAGVAAGADGLMVEVHPEPDKALSDGPQSLKFNVFEDLMQDVEKIANVLGKTFKVK; encoded by the coding sequence ATGATTATTAAAGTAGACGGTGGAATTGATGAAAAAATTTTGGAGAAAATGATAAATAGATTGGAAACAGAAAATAACGTAAGTGTAAAATTAATTGCTGGAAAAGATTACTCTATTTTAGGATTAGTTGGAGATATTAGTACAATTGATATTAAACATATTCAATCGCTTGACTATGTATTAGATGTTCAAAGAGTTCAAGAACCTTATAAAAGAGCAAGCAGAAAATTCAAACCAGAAGATACGATTGTAAAAGTAGGGGATGTGGAAATTGGAGGAAGTAATCTTGTGATGATGGCGGGGCCTTGCTCAGTGGAAAATGAAAAACAAATTATTGATACTGCAAAAGCTGTTAAAGCCGCAGGAGCAACTATTTTAAGAGGAGGAGTAGTGAAACCTAGAACATCTCCTTATGCATTCCAAGGACTTGGGATGGAAGGTATTAAACTTATGGAAAAGGCAAAAGAAGAAACAGGGCTTCCAATAATATGTGAAATTATGTCAATTTCTCAACTTCACGAATTTGGTCCACACGTTGATATGATTCAGCTTGGAGCAAGAAATATGCAAAACTTTGACTTGTTAAAAGAAGTTGGAAAGACAAATATTCCAGTGCTTTTAAAAAGAGGACTTAGTGCGACAATAGAAGAATGGCTTATGTCGGCAGAATATATTTTAGCTGGCGGAAATGAAAATGTAGTTCTTTGTGAAAGAGGAATCAGAACTTACGAAACAGCTTATAGAAATGTACTTGATTTAAATGCAGTGCCAATGATTAAAAAATTGACACATTTACCAATAATTGTAGATTCAGCTCATGCGACTGGAAAATACTGGATGGTAAAACCGCTTGCAATGGCAGGAGTGGCGGCAGGAGCAGATGGGCTTATGGTAGAAGTGCATCCTGAACCAGACAAGGCATTGTCAGATGGACCTCAATCATTGAAATTTAATGTATTCGAAGATTTGATGCAAGATGTGGAAAAAATTGCAAATGTGTTGGGAAAAACTTTTAAAGTAAAATAG
- a CDS encoding putative heavy metal-binding protein, with the protein MVITTTNEVQDKKVVEYKGIVFGEVISGVNMFKDLGANLRNIFGGRSKGYENELLAARTNALEEMESRAAAMGANAVIGVKMDYEVLGADNGMLMVTCSGTAVIVD; encoded by the coding sequence ATGGTTATTACAACTACGAATGAAGTCCAGGATAAAAAAGTTGTGGAATACAAGGGAATTGTCTTTGGAGAAGTTATTTCGGGAGTTAATATGTTTAAGGATTTGGGAGCAAATTTGAGAAACATATTTGGAGGAAGATCTAAAGGTTATGAAAATGAGCTTTTGGCTGCTAGAACGAATGCTTTGGAGGAAATGGAGAGCAGAGCGGCGGCTATGGGTGCAAATGCTGTTATTGGAGTAAAAATGGATTATGAAGTTTTGGGAGCGGATAATGGAATGCTTATGGTAACTTGCAGCGGTACAGCTGTAATTGTAGATTAA
- a CDS encoding type B 50S ribosomal protein L31 — translation MKKDLHPSYGFVVFEDTSNGEKFLGKSTKTSKETTTFEGKEYPVIKVATSSTSHPFYTGKSKFVDETGRVDKFKKKYNL, via the coding sequence ATGAAAAAAGATTTACATCCATCATACGGATTTGTAGTATTTGAAGATACAAGTAACGGAGAAAAATTCTTAGGAAAATCAACTAAAACTTCTAAAGAAACAACAACTTTTGAAGGAAAGGAATATCCAGTAATAAAAGTTGCAACAAGTTCAACTTCTCACCCATTCTATACTGGAAAATCTAAATTTGTTGATGAAACTGGAAGAGTTGACAAATTTAAGAAAAAATACAACTTATAA